The following are encoded in a window of Sminthopsis crassicaudata isolate SCR6 chromosome 5, ASM4859323v1, whole genome shotgun sequence genomic DNA:
- the CENPM gene encoding centromere protein M isoform X1, whose product MALLRPLDKLPTLDVATILLLGAEETLLQQLGAAIIEECEGMAKVQVHIASSLPLPSDRECFRPRIDLIVFVLSLHSKHSLKTVELSLPHVDASFFLGKVCFLVTGARNEQNNGVHLDTVKKMAATYHSPLLFADLEVKCFRVSMAQRLIRILQICAGHVPGLSALNLLSMLKGSLDPSAQECD is encoded by the exons CTGCTGGGCGCTGAGGAGACGCTTCTGCAGCAGCTGGGAGCGGCCATCATCGAGGAGTGTGAGGGCATGGCCAAGGTCCAGGT ACACAtagcctcctccctccccctgcccTCCGACAGGGAATGCTTCCGGCCCCGCATCGACCTCATTGTGTTCGTGCTCAGCCTCCACAGCAAGCACAG CCTGAAAACCGTGGAGTTGTCTCTGCCTCACGTGGATGCCAGCTTCTTCCTGGGCAAAGTGTGCTTCCTGGTCACTGGAG CCAGAAACGAGCAAAACAATGGTGTTCACCTGGACACCGTCAAGAAAATGGCCGCCACCTACCACAGCCCTCTCCTCTTCGCTGACCTGGAG GTGAAGTGCTTCCGGGTCTCCATGGCCCAGCGCCTTATCCGGATCCTGCAGATCTGTGCGGGCCACGTGCCAGGCCTGTCGGCCCTGAACCTGCTGTCCATGTTGAAGGGCTCCTTGGACCCATCTGCGCAGGAATGTGACTGA